The proteins below are encoded in one region of Mya arenaria isolate MELC-2E11 chromosome 15, ASM2691426v1:
- the LOC128219841 gene encoding uncharacterized protein LOC128219841: MKSDGYDFPVYGLDNGLFYALHIPSLLCTAVSFVSVIITLVLLLRTRNFRRFFTAWTKSERFIVYMALCDGIYNMFHFATHTHVSAVRGPVYPRSVCVLYAFGMVVFITAQSLLANVIAMNAFALMFLDKNLNLGKFDWRLIAWVYGVPVVGTSLAAIGNQLGPTGAVCFFDGVNGKVTQIFFTTALTMLIFIINVVLYIATWVKIRSRSQELCRSLGQQSVTQRMSIKAAKAMSLFVGAFFIQWMILSIYGVWALIEGSVPNFLEHLFHILPDIGGLLNLIVLLIIRRGHLLSSAKTTATESGAGNRTKQSRELTGDTMSVEDGRTKPLNELTKVQNASECKTTNI, encoded by the exons ATGAAAAGTGACGGTTATGACTTCCCGGTGTACGGCCTCGACAATGGTCTATTTTATGCTCTTCACATACCGTCACTCCTGTGTACAGCTGTTAGTTTCGTGAGTGTAATTATAACACTTGTCTTGTTGTTGAGAACGCGCAATTTCCGACGTTTCTTTACCGCCTGGACGAAGAGTGAGCGGTTCATTGTCTACATGGCGCTCTGCGATGGAATCtacaacatgtttcattttgcaacTCACACGCATGTTTCTGCAGTGCGCGGACCCGTTTATCCGCGTTCCGTCTGTGTGCTGTATGCATTTGGAATGGTCGTCTTTATCACCGCGCAAAGTCTGTTGGCTAACGTTATCGCCATGAATGCTTTTGCACTGATGTTCCTTGACAAAAACCTGAATCTTGGCAAGTTTGACTGGAGGCTTATCGCCTGGGTTTACGGAGTACCTGTTGTTGGCACTTCATTAGCAGCCATCGGTAATCAACTCGGACCAACAGGGGCAGT ATGCTTTTTTGATGGTGTGAATGGGAAGGTAACTCAGATATTTTTCACGACAGCTCTAACGATgctcattttcatcatcaatgtTGTACTCTATATCGCTACATGGGTGAAAATCCGCTCCAGATCTCAAGAACTCTGCCGATCTCTCGGACAACAGAGCGTCACTCAGAGAATGTCAATCAAGGCAGCAAAGGCCATGTCGTTGTTTGTCGGTGCCTTCTTCATCCAATGGATGATACTGTCTATATATGGCGTCTGGGCTCTTATAGAAGGCAGTGTGCCAAATTTCCTGGagcatttatttcatattctgCCTGATATTGGAG GGCTGCTAAACCTGATCGTGTTGTTAATTATTCGGCGTGGTCATCTGCTTTCATCTGCAAAAACCACAGCAACGGAATCTGGGGCCGGTAACCGAACGAAACAGTCGAGAGAGCTAACTGGTGATACTATGTCAGTGGAAGATGGCCGAACTAAACCGTTAAATGAGCTGACCAAGGTACAGAATGCAAGCGAATgcaaaacaacaaatatctaA